In Helianthus annuus cultivar XRQ/B chromosome 3, HanXRQr2.0-SUNRISE, whole genome shotgun sequence, a single window of DNA contains:
- the LOC110931800 gene encoding uncharacterized protein LOC110931800, with protein MSTKRKEVFRGIVIITYWRIWKARNERIFEDKEVNAMDIVADIKAMGRRPRHKAFWGRIRDKFFSAMGRGVYRTPDSFSGKWGALRTKVSNFNSIYNNLVNNTRRRSGASDVDIMTEAHTEYRMLHGHMFNLVTTWELLRKSPKWHLVLPFDPTRPRSKRSKSTFTTEPSGSDARTVINLNEDADEFEEPQELPRPTGRDKSKVKAKARGKSTKSDGETNCERHGLSRKGSYVIKIAI; from the exons ATGTCGACTAAAAGAAAGGAGGTGTTCCGTGGGATCGTGATTATAACCTATTGGAGGATTTGGAAGGCAAGAAACGAAAGAATCTTTGAAGACAAAGAGGTTAATGCGATGGATATAGTGGCGGATATTAAGGCTATGGG gaGACGACCAAGACATAAGGCATTTTGGGGTCGTATACGCGATAAGTTTTTCTCCGCAATGGGTCGTGGCGTGTATCGAACCCCCGACTCTTTTTCGGGAAAGTGGGGGGCTTTGAGGACGAAGGTTAGCAACTTCAACAGCATATACAATAACCTCGTCAATAACACTCGAAGGAGAAGTGGTGCGAGCGATGTCGATATCATGACCGAAGCCCACACCGAGTATAGAATGCTCCATGGGCATATGTTTAACCTGGTAACCACATGGGAGCTTCTTCGCAAATCTCCAAAGTGGCACCTTGTGCTACCGTTCGACCCAACCCGCCCTAGATCCAAACGGTCCAAATCAACATTCACAACCGAACCTTCTGGGTCAGATGCTCGTACAGTAATTAATCTAAACGAGGATGCTGACGAGTTTGAAGAACCCCAAGAGCTGCCTCGTCCAACTGGTAGGGATAAAAGTAAAGTCAAGGCAAAGGCACGTGGAAAGTCTACTAAATcagatggagaaacaaattgcgAGAGACATGGACTTTCTCGCAAGGGATCT TATG TTATTAAAATTgccatttaa